Part of the Hevea brasiliensis isolate MT/VB/25A 57/8 chromosome 16, ASM3005281v1, whole genome shotgun sequence genome is shown below.
CTCTAGGAATAATGAATCCTTCAAATTCAATGTCGACAATTGCTTTTCTGAAGGAGCCAAAGATGGGAGGGAAAAGCCTCATGCTTTCACGTGCCACTTGCCAAGTATATTTCATCTTCCTGGTGTCTTCCAATGTTAGAATGTCGCCCTCTGTTTTCTGCTTCATTATCTCAATGTGCTCTGCCCACAACAATTGCATTTTTCATTGTATGCTTTGAACAATACAAATGGATGTTTACACAatatttttactaaaataaattatttcacaTCTCTTGTAAATCAAAGAACTTCATCACATTTACATCAAACGTTTATAGAATCAGGTTAGGATATGTTATAAGTGATAAGAAAGGATTACCTCGAAGGAGGAGAGTGTGGCAGTCTGGATGCTGGGCTATCATTTTGAAAGTCATGGCAATCGCAAAAGAGGTTGTATCATGAGCCGCAAATACTAGTAAAACCACATTATCTATAACCTCTTCTTCTGTGATCTCCCCTCTAATCATCCCGCCAAGTAAATGAGAAAGCAAAGTTCCTTCCTCCTCCCCTCCTTCCCTTCCttcttccatcttcttcttcttctcccacaCTATCTTTACCAACATCTTTTCCACTTCCTTCCTTGCCTTCTTCGCTTTACTAAACCTAGACCCAGGAAATGCAAGCGGTGGTGCAAACACCCCATCCAAAATTCTCTCAAAAGTACTAAAAGTTCCAGACTCAACTTTGATCCCTAACAAGCACTCGAAAACTATAGTAAATGTCAACACTTTGGTAGAATGGTAAAGGCTGATTCTATCTATgctattattccaatatttctCTAGGTGCAGCTCAACTGACTTGCATATTTTTGGTACTAAAACCTCAAGCCCTGCAGAGCTAAGAGTATTGCCTATTAGTCCACGGAGGCAACGGTGCTGGTCTCCTTGCTTTTCCATGATGGAGTTGCTGCCCATGAGCTGAACAGAGGTCGTAGGCCATGAGCTTATCACCAACTTGAACTCATTTGACAAGAAAAACCTGTTGGCTTCAGCTCCATTGACTATAATTGTTGGAGAACCCATCAGCCTTGTTTTGAATATCTTCCCATATTTTGCCATTCGAGGTTGAACAAACTCCTCGAACATTCGGTTCTTGCGTTGGGCTTTGAAGAACTCCATTGTTTCGCCAATCCAAGGAAGTCCCATTTCACCAGGCGGCAGTTTCTTCTTGTTCTTGTTATGACCCCTCTTGTGTGTCAAGAGAATAGCAGATAGGATCGCTGCAGCGAAACAAAAGAAAGCCCAAGACGTGGAATTACTGAAGATTTCCATTGCCATTATAATTGTTTTTGAAGGCGCGTATGAGCTAGTGTGAGCAACTTAAGACCCAAAACCCAGAATTTATAGTTTCTTATCATCAGTTGGAGCTAATGATTACAACAATGAGAATCAGTCAAGCCCATTTGATTTTCTGGAAAGTCAACCAATTAATAAACCGCCATAACCGTCCCATCATATTATAATATTTACTTTtgcttgactttttttttttctttcaaatacTTAACTTAAGAGATGAAGGCTCCAACTCGATGAATCTGCTAAGGAAGAATTTGTCTTTTCTTATTCccatatattataaatttaaagtgtaaaatatatgataaaatttatttattaaatatataaaatttatctatttatatattaatttataaataaaaaatttttaataaataatatatttttaattattgaatcAAGTCAGATATTTCAATctcttatttattaatatatcaaAAGTTTTTACTTTAATTATGAGAATTATGAAATAGGGAGATGATTTaacatattaaatattaaaaatgaatatgtatttttttgtatttacatatttattaattaaatttcttaTAAATAGTGCTCTTTGCACTAAATAATTTTTGGTAAGGAGAGGGCTATTTCTATAATGTTAATTGTGCAGTTATGGTGTACTAAACCtccctaaaaaaaaaattaaaacgtaATCTCATGTGAACcttaattttattctttgatcTTGAAGAATGCATGCCAATGGCCACCTATGAGAATCTGTCTTGTTGTTCGAGCTATTAATTATAGCACAGTATCCCTGAAAATCAGGCAGGTCCAACAATTAAATCCTTCTTTAGCAAgtaaaaaatcatgaaaaaaagggaaaatcatataattttttatatataatttaaagtcACGTGTTCTTTAGCAAAATACAAACCCTGAATTAACCATGAAAGGTAAAATCTAATACATGCTTCACCGattgaattttattaatttatattatttttcaagtgcagtaataatatcaaaataaattataaaaattttaatatacttTCTATACCGAAGATCACAGGAGGGAGCAGAACTTTTATTCTAGAACATGAGGTGTTCATAGTAAATAAAATGAGAGATAGAACACGTACGATGAGTATCATGAAAGATTGAAAAAGATTTATTAACCcattatatattttttgaaacttgAAATGAAAGATAGGCCATGGATTTTCTATTAGTTTTAGTGTAAATTACTCAATATTATGTGATAAATCAGCAGATTGAATGTTGAATATGGGGTCGTTTCATACgcgtaaaattaaaataaaaataaaaataaaaattactcaAAGCGAGTGGATGTTTTTGGACTCTGATGATTAAATGTAGAGGGATAAGAGGAGAAAAATATATGTACTTGTATATTTATCATATATTATCTATTTTTTTCAACATTCTATACCTGCAAATGAAACGCCACAAATGATGACATAAGTATATACTAATAAttcatatatttcattaataagtAGTTTGATCAATAGCGTGAAACTCATCTCCATATGAATTTTACTTATTGGTTTGAAATTCAAAGTTATCCTTATTAAGAGGATTTTATCTAAATAATACTCCGATCCAAATGTGGCACACTGCATCGCTAAATAGAAAATACATGCATATATATTTGTGTGCATATATATTCGTGCATATAAGTCTGACATGAGTTtactcatttttttttaattaaattttatttaaaattttataattttaaaaataactctAATACTACTGaaataaaattcattgataagttTGTTGGCTGGCTCATTTTATTTGCaagaaatttttttcttattattttctaattttaatatgAACAGTTTCTACGAGCTTAATATAGTATAAATCCTTGCCAGATTATGGACTCCACTTCCATTACTCACATGCTGAACCTAAAGAAATTTCAGACTATATACACCTACTtttataatactcataaaatctaACTGAAATTTACCCCACATGAGTTGATAGAGACCAGACAATCACCAGCACAATTGATGCTGACAAAAATGATCCATGGTATAGGAATCCCTATGGAAATGTTGGTCTTCATAACTTAGACTACGAGAACTTTAACTTGAACCTTAGTTAAAATTCTTTCCGACTTTAAGATAGTGAAACTCAACTGGTTCAAATCATTGGATGTGATTACCTGTATCCGTTTGTGAAACGATCTTATATTGGATGTTGCTTCCTGTGTTTGTTTGTGAAATTATTTGTACTATAAAGCTAATGTGTTGTCTTCCGTTTTTAAAGATGTTTGTATTATAAAAAGCAAAGTATTTATCTTTAGTGTCAAATAATGGATATACTGGTTCACTTGAATTATGTAATGAGTCTGTTCACTCTCCACATCTATATAAGGATAGGATTTGTATCAATCTTCCTCGTGATGAAATAATAAATCTCTAATGGCTTTCTAAATTCTCTATTGAAAATAAAAACTCTATTTTATTCATATATTCCTCTGTCAAGGCATAAATATGCTTTACACTTGTCTATTTGAGAGGAATCTCTATGCATCAAAAAAATGCTAATTCAATGTTCATTTGCTATGATTCTTCTAATCTAATTCTATATAACAAAACAAAATTCTACTAATTTAGTTCTGTATAACAATATAAAAAGTAACTTCTTGAAACTTGTTTTGTTTGACCAAATTGGCTAAATGTTATATCAGCACCGCATTAGTATTGTCAGTCATGTTTAGTAAACCCTATATGACatagtataatttttttaatttttgttttagcTATAATTTCTTATTAAAATATGCACAAAGCAAACTTTGACAGTCACTTTTATAGAAGAATTAGAGTATTAGACATTAAAATTGAAACACTCTCACTATAAAACAATTCaaggaaataaaaagaaaaataagaaagatGATAAATGGTTACTCAATTTGAAGAGGGAAGACAATGACAAATTTGTTCTACCTCCCAAGCTTAGCGGTGATAAAGGAAATGAAACTGAAATGAGTGAGGGGAAAAACACCGTTCTGCTTTGGAAATGACTAAAGAAAAATGTGAAATACTTTATAAAGTAGTTTTGTGGGAATGAGGGACAACAACAAATAAGCCTTGATCTTCAATCAACTCACCATTCTAACAACACAAAGCAGCAACTCAACTCCCAAAACCAGAAATTGAATTTCTTTCAAACATGATAGCTGCTGCATTCGCAATACTGTACATCTCATATTGGGAAATGAAATCAAGTTTCAAGGTAAGTTACATGTTTCCCAAAGATGGATTCTTTTCATGTCAACAGATTTAACTAATTTCTTCAatcaaaattcaatatttttcctAACTCAAGTCTTCTCGTTCTGATCTTTTTCTTGCAAACATTTATAGAAGTTAAAAACTCCATGTACCTATAATGAACTACAGACAATAATGGATTCCCCCCTAATGCCACTGCTGCTGCTCATATATCTGCACATATGCCTCAGATAGTGCAACCATTTGGGGAAGAGTTTCAGAAACATGCAGATCCTGCATCTCATACCTGGAAAACACACAATATGAAAATGTCACACCATAtagttattaaatattaattaaattcaaatccaTATAAAATCAATTAGGAACGGGAATACCATAGCTCCTCTGATTTCCGCTGCACAAAAACTCTATAGAATCCTTCCTTGGGTTTTCCATCATGAACAATATTGGCAATCAAATCATACTTGGAACGCAATTTCTCATTCTCTTTAGGCATTGGCAAAGGCATATAATCCTTCAGTTCCAAGTTCTTCACAGGAAAGTTGACTGTAATATTAACATCAATTAGCACTGCCTCATGCCCAACCAAGCCAAGGTACTTTTTTGTCCGTGTCGCTAGATTCACAATACAAATGCCAAATAAAGCTCACCTAAGGTTGGATTTTTCTCAATAAAAAAGTTGTTCTTTTTGAACCGCTGCATATGGAGTATCAAATACTGTGGCAATCTAGTGACTCGATATTTCATCCGGGCTACACAAGGGCGGACAACTTCAGTCACCATCGCACCATCAAATTTCTTCAGTATATTGAACAGAGGAACCTAAAATAAGAGAACAGGTAAAATCAGTTCCCCCCATCCCATAGGggaaaaaacaataaaaatatgCACCAGCAGAATAAGTCATAGATTGGAAACACACAACTCATAAATtcatacaaaaatttaataaCAATCAACTTGCAACAACATTCCAACATAGAATTTTTCCAAAAATCAAACTTATGGACTACTAAGGGCCACTTTAATAGACCAAAACCTCTACGTTGCAAGTGCCAATGATGCAAATCAAAGTTCTCAAGGATTTTCAAATAATACCAAGAAAGATGGACAGCAATATGTTATCATTATTTTCAAACTAATACAGAATGCAACAAGTACCTGGGGTATTATATTCTTTTCCATCACATCTTTAAATAGAGGCGGTGGTGGCAAATCTAGTCCAAGCATCAAGAATGGCATTCTAGATGTTTCTGTGACAACATCATGATGTTCATTCCCACCATCAGTATTTTTTGGAATGCCATTCTGGGCATCACCATTTTCCTTCTTATCAGCTATAACTTTGCTAGGAATCTCTTTTACAACTTCTAGCTCCCCCTGTCATGTGTCAGATAAGCATAACTGAGGTAAATAAATattatgagaatttttttttggaagataaaaagaaagaaaacaacCTGAAAGCACTCATAAATGATGCTGTTATTTTTCTTAGAAGTTCTAAGATCTGCATGTAGTGTATTAAGAAGCCATGCCATGAACTCCACAGGATCAGACTGTTGCCCTATGCGAAACCGTTTTTTACTGGCTTTCATAACTGCTTGGAGAAATTCATGCGGGCTCACCTGCAAATACAAAAAATTATATGAATTcaagaataaaaaattatatgaattCAAGAATAACAACTTGAATCACAATATCTCAAAAATACTAAACCTGTCCTTTAAAGTTCCTAGCATGCCATATCTTCCGCGTGAGTTCTCCAAAACGATGAACAAGAGAAGATCTGCAATGCTGATAATTTTCAGGGATAAGGAAGAAATTTCTTAAGGGTGTAACTCTCATTAGAGACTGAATAGTGACATTGACAAAATCAGTCTCTTTAATGTTATTCAGGCCCACCTGTAGATTTccaaaatcaaggaacaaatttAACACTGTTCAACTGCCAGAAATGGCATGCATCTTACTACATATCCAAGTTTGACATAGGCAATAACTCAGCAACGATCATATGATGAATCAGTGTTGAAAGCATACCATTCCAGGAAGATAATCAGACCCATCAAGTGCCCTGGACCATTGTCTATTTTTGTCAAGTTGCTCAACCTGATCCCTAGTAAACCTGCATAAAGAGATACCCTAAACATTGGCAACACAGTGCTACTAAGTTCTTTAACATACCTGGTAACATTCAATGGAAATTCAATAGATAACATGTCAGCTATGAAGCACATCACCTACACCAATGATTATTTAACTAGTTAATCAGGAAGTCGAAAAGAGAGTGACTAAATAAGCATTGTGCCACCAAAAATCAGTATATATGGACATTTTACATTTTTTCCCTTTTAGTTGGATGCAATGGCCAGCTCTGGTCCTCATTTGGCTACCAGTGCCAGGAAAAAATTATCATCCATGACTAAACATAATCCAcaagaacatatatatatatatatatatatagagagagagagagagagagagagagagagagagagagagagagagaccttgGGTTCAGAACATGCCGTATGTCATCTAGTGATGGGTCAATAATTTCATATCCATCAGGAAGGCAGTAAACTTTCTCAGTCTGAAGATTAATGTAGACATGGTGTCCAGCTTCAAGGCTATGAGTATATGCATGGGATTTCTTCCCTCTCCCTTGGTAATATTTCCCACAAACCAAACACGCATACACATTCAGGTTTGACAAAGAGACAGAGCAAAATTTCTCGAAATCAAAATCCAACACCTAAAACCAAATTGCATTAAAGAAGCCCCAAAACAAAACATGTACCTACACAAACATATGTATAACTGCATAAAAACGAAAATCACATATTatcagaaaaaaataaatagtttaCCTGACGATTCACTGTATCAAGATAGGGGCAATCTTCACGAGGCTCAATTTGACTCCTCCGGATCTCTTGATTGGACCCTtgtccatcatcatcatcatcatcatcatcatcttcttctagACCTTGATAGCCATTGCCTGCTACATTTTGTCCACATTCACCTGGTCTATTATGGTTATTGTATTCTCTTCTTTCATCGTCTTCATCATCATTGTAGGGCACAAGTGGGTTATCAATGATTTGTGGAGAAGGAAATACAGAAGGAGAGTTGTGTTCAACCAATCTTCGCCGCTTTGGGGAACCTTTCTTGCTCTCCATAGTATTATCTTCTCTTCttgttttgttttctttattaTATCACAAAGTGGCTAATTATAGGGAAACTGAAACTTTTGAAAACTAAAGTTcacaaataaattattataatctgATAAGTCATAACATAGTTAAGGCGTCTTCTATAGTTATTTTGATTTTAACTTGCTTTGATTAtactttttatattatatattacacTATTGAATTGAATTTTAACAATTCATCTAATGGTAGTTATTGACAGAGTATGATTTACTTCCTAAAAATCAAAGTTATCATAGAAACTCCCCACAGTTAAAGAGGTATCCACATAAATTGTTCCCACTACATACACATGCCAAACCTGATAAAAATTAATCCTTTGCGGCAAGGAATTGCATTGAATAGGGTACTAGAAGAATTACTCTACCCAAACAGAAACATCCCTACTGCCTGTAACGGTCCAAACCCAATTAAATACCCGCCTACTACCTAAACCCACCAAAATccgttcttttaaaaaaaaaaaaaaaaacagaaatttTAATAAAGACTGCATGAATAATTCACTACAAACACCATTCCATTTCTAAACTATAATTACACTATAAAACGTATTAGCTCAtcaaataaactataaaagaactTCATACAACAATCCATCCATTTGAAACATAGTTACATTATAGACAGACAGTAATGATCAACCAAATGATTACCTCATATTGACATTAGCACTAAGGGTTACAGCCTCTGGCCACCTAAAGATTGTTAGTCACGCGCTATAGGTTCCCTCAGAAACCTCACTACACAGCCACAAGTTtcaaattgaaataaagtttagagagaaaaaaaaaagagagagagagagagtcgaaCCAGTGGAAAAGCACCATCGTCGTGTGAACAACCGTCTATGGAGTGACCGTGAAGAGAGTGACAATGGCAGCAGAGGAAGAGTGATTCATTAGACGAGATAGGTGAAGGAAGGAGATAAGAAGAGGGGCAGCAGCAGCAACAAATGAGGGGCGAAGCGTCGAGGATCTTCGACGAAAGAAAATGTTGAGGATGATGTAACCCTCAGCCCAAAAAAGGGCACGGTTTTGGGGATTTTTTTTGGaaggtaaaaatttattaatagccTTAAACAGGCAGATTTGGAAAAGTTACTTCGAGATTCAAGTCTATTTGTTTTTACTGTtagatataattaataattagttattattattaattaataataaataattattattttataataaatatttaataaaattatatttaattattattgttaagatatgaaatgattaataagagtgtatattatataatttattttaatattaaaaaatataaaattattatattatattatttattttattattaaaatgaaaaaaattaaattattttaaaaatataaataaaataataaagtaattattatcgtAAAGAAAaatcttataattaattttaagtttttagatataaataaatattttatattttatattattaataaaaaaatattttaacaaaattgaaatgtatcaattaaaatattaaaattataaataaaaaatataaaaatattaataatattaaaataaagctgatacaaactgcactTGATGGATATCATATTAGTTACTAATTagctattaattttattttttaaagtttATCAAACACTCTAATTTTTCTATTTATGTATCTATTAGTTATCAATTACACTCAACGAGTGAACCAAACACTTTCCTTATAGATTTTAGATGGACATTAAATAGGTCAATTAATATAtttgatagatttaaaaaattattaatcacaattcatatGAGctctatttttaaagttatttttatttatattatattattttttatattatttaaaaaataatattatt
Proteins encoded:
- the LOC110666989 gene encoding taxadiene 5-alpha hydroxylase: MAMEIFSNSTSWAFFCFAAAILSAILLTHKRGHNKNKKKLPPGEMGLPWIGETMEFFKAQRKNRMFEEFVQPRMAKYGKIFKTRLMGSPTIIVNGAEANRFFLSNEFKLVISSWPTTSVQLMGSNSIMEKQGDQHRCLRGLIGNTLSSAGLEVLVPKICKSVELHLEKYWNNSIDRISLYHSTKVLTFTIVFECLLGIKVESGTFSTFERILDGVFAPPLAFPGSRFSKAKKARKEVEKMLVKIVWEKKKKMEEGREGGEEEGTLLSHLLGGMIRGEITEEEVIDNVVLLVFAAHDTTSFAIAMTFKMIAQHPDCHTLLLREHIEIMKQKTEGDILTLEDTRKMKYTWQVARESMRLFPPIFGSFRKAIVDIEFEGFIIPRGWKVLWTTHGTHYNEECFEDPLKFNPSRFEETIPPYVYIPFGGGPRLCAGYQLAKLNILIFVHYVVTRYDWSLIYPDEQITMDPLPFPSHGMPIKLSPKSRV
- the LOC110666915 gene encoding uncharacterized protein LOC110666915 isoform X3, with product MVGLNNIKETDFVNVTIQSLMRVTPLRNFFLIPENYQHCRSSLVHRFGELTRKIWHARNFKGQVSPHEFLQAVMKASKKRFRIGQQSDPVEFMAWLLNTLHADLRTSKKNNSIIYECFQGELEVVKEIPSKVIADKKENGDAQNGIPKNTDGGNEHHDVVTETSRMPFLMLGLDLPPPPLFKDVMEKNIIPQVPLFNILKKFDGAMVTEVVRPCVARMKYRVTRLPQYLILHMQRFKKNNFFIEKNPTLVNFPVKNLELKDYMPLPMPKENEKLRSKYDLIANIVHDGKPKEGFYRVFVQRKSEELWYEMQDLHVSETLPQMVALSEAYVQIYEQQQWH
- the LOC110666915 gene encoding uncharacterized protein LOC110666915 isoform X1, whose amino-acid sequence is MESKKGSPKRRRLVEHNSPSVFPSPQIIDNPLVPYNDDEDDERREYNNHNRPGECGQNVAGNGYQGLEEDDDDDDDDDGQGSNQEIRRSQIEPREDCPYLDTVNRQVLDFDFEKFCSVSLSNLNVYACLVCGKYYQGRGKKSHAYTHSLEAGHHVYINLQTEKVYCLPDGYEIIDPSLDDIRHVLNPRFTRDQVEQLDKNRQWSRALDGSDYLPGMVGLNNIKETDFVNVTIQSLMRVTPLRNFFLIPENYQHCRSSLVHRFGELTRKIWHARNFKGQVSPHEFLQAVMKASKKRFRIGQQSDPVEFMAWLLNTLHADLRTSKKNNSIIYECFQGELEVVKEIPSKVIADKKENGDAQNGIPKNTDGGNEHHDVVTETSRMPFLMLGLDLPPPPLFKDVMEKNIIPQVPLFNILKKFDGAMVTEVVRPCVARMKYRVTRLPQYLILHMQRFKKNNFFIEKNPTLVNFPVKNLELKDYMPLPMPKENEKLRSKYDLIANIVHDGKPKEGFYRVFVQRKSEELWYEMQDLHVSETLPQMVALSEAYVQIYEQQQWH
- the LOC110666915 gene encoding uncharacterized protein LOC110666915 isoform X2, whose protein sequence is MESKKGSPKRRRLVEHNSPSVFPSPQIIDNPLVPYNDDEDDERREYNNHNRPGECGQNVAGNGYQGLEEDDDDDDDDDGQGSNQEIRRSQIEPREDCPYLDTVNRQVLDFDFEKFCSVSLSNLNVYACLVCGKYYQGRGKKSHAYTHSLEAGHHVYINLQTEKVYCLPDGYEIIDPSLDDIRHVLNPRFTRDQVEQLDKNRQWSRALDGSDYLPGMHCRSSLVHRFGELTRKIWHARNFKGQVSPHEFLQAVMKASKKRFRIGQQSDPVEFMAWLLNTLHADLRTSKKNNSIIYECFQGELEVVKEIPSKVIADKKENGDAQNGIPKNTDGGNEHHDVVTETSRMPFLMLGLDLPPPPLFKDVMEKNIIPQVPLFNILKKFDGAMVTEVVRPCVARMKYRVTRLPQYLILHMQRFKKNNFFIEKNPTLVNFPVKNLELKDYMPLPMPKENEKLRSKYDLIANIVHDGKPKEGFYRVFVQRKSEELWYEMQDLHVSETLPQMVALSEAYVQIYEQQQWH